One genomic segment of Gemmatimonadaceae bacterium includes these proteins:
- a CDS encoding nitrous oxide reductase accessory protein NosL produces MRPLNAAAFRHFLALALGAALLAGCQRDRGPRPLIVGEDSCDFCKMAISDTRYGAEVRTTTGRIVTFDAVECLAGYVAQAGDTARFEGIWVADFNGSGMVPATDARFLLGGSLHSPMGRQVTSFAANVSPAELVAKYGGEVLTWEQVRSRVAAPPQGASAMDSMSHGAMSHDSMAHDTMSHDTSSHAH; encoded by the coding sequence ATGCGTCCCCTCAACGCAGCTGCATTCCGTCATTTCCTCGCGCTGGCACTTGGCGCCGCACTCCTGGCGGGGTGCCAGCGCGACCGGGGGCCTCGCCCCCTGATCGTGGGCGAGGACTCCTGCGACTTCTGCAAGATGGCGATCTCGGACACGCGCTACGGCGCCGAAGTCCGCACCACCACTGGGCGCATCGTCACCTTCGATGCGGTGGAGTGCCTGGCCGGCTATGTTGCCCAGGCGGGTGACACCGCGCGCTTCGAGGGAATCTGGGTGGCAGACTTCAACGGGAGCGGGATGGTCCCGGCCACCGATGCGCGCTTCCTGCTGGGCGGCTCGCTGCACAGCCCCATGGGGCGCCAGGTGACGTCGTTTGCGGCGAACGTGTCGCCGGCCGAGTTGGTGGCGAAGTACGGGGGTGAGGTACTGACGTGGGAACAGGTGCGATCGCGCGTGGCGGCGCCGCCGCAGGGCGCCAGTGCCATGGACTCGATGTCCCACGGCGCCATGTCGCACGACTCGATGGCGCACGACACCATGTCGCACGACACGTCGTCGCACGCGCACTGA
- a CDS encoding MarR family transcriptional regulator: protein MAAKRTPSPFPASTASAAHDDLRAEVRAFNRFYTARVGALREGLLDSPFTLAESRVLYELAHRDRPTATELARDLGMDAGYLSRLLRGLSRRGVVARTRSERDARHSHLALTRAGARAFASLDTRSNADVDRAVAHLSPEEQRELVGAMRTLRRLLDPARTDEGRRRPIVIRPAHVGDFGWIVHRHGALYAREYGWDERFEALVAQVVAEYVAHYDPTGDRCWIAERGGEVVGSIMLVRKSKTIGKLRLLLVEPTARGTGLGRRLVQECLRTARQLGYRKITLWTNSILHAARRIYEQEGFTLVEESPHTMFGEGLIGQTWELAL from the coding sequence ATGGCCGCCAAGCGCACACCGTCGCCCTTCCCTGCCTCCACCGCCTCGGCGGCCCACGACGACCTGCGCGCGGAGGTGCGCGCCTTCAATCGCTTCTACACGGCGCGCGTAGGGGCGCTACGCGAGGGGCTCCTCGACTCGCCCTTCACGCTCGCCGAATCGCGCGTGCTGTACGAGCTGGCGCATCGCGACAGGCCGACGGCAACCGAGTTGGCGCGCGACCTCGGGATGGACGCGGGATACCTGAGCCGCCTGCTGCGCGGACTCTCGCGGCGTGGTGTGGTGGCGCGCACGCGCTCCGAGCGCGACGCGCGCCACTCGCATCTCGCGCTCACGCGCGCGGGGGCGCGCGCCTTCGCATCGCTCGACACTCGCTCGAATGCCGACGTCGATCGCGCGGTCGCGCACCTGTCGCCGGAAGAGCAGCGCGAACTGGTGGGAGCGATGCGCACCCTGCGCCGCCTGCTCGACCCCGCCCGCACCGACGAGGGGCGCCGGCGCCCCATCGTCATCCGGCCGGCACACGTCGGCGACTTTGGTTGGATCGTGCATCGCCACGGGGCGCTGTATGCGCGCGAGTACGGGTGGGACGAACGCTTCGAGGCGCTGGTGGCGCAAGTCGTGGCCGAATACGTCGCGCACTACGACCCCACGGGCGACCGTTGCTGGATCGCCGAGCGCGGTGGCGAGGTGGTCGGCTCGATCATGCTGGTGCGGAAGAGCAAGACGATCGGGAAGCTCCGCCTCCTCCTCGTGGAACCCACCGCGCGCGGGACCGGGCTGGGGCGGCGCCTGGTGCAGGAGTGCCTGCGCACGGCGCGGCAACTCGGCTACCGCAAGATCACGCTGTGGACCAACAGCATCCTGCATGCGGCGCGACGCATCTACGAGCAGGAAGGGTTCACGCTCGTGGAGGAGTCGCCGCATACGATGTTCGGCGAAGGGCTCATAGGGCAGACGTGGGAGCTCGCGCTGTGA
- a CDS encoding ABC transporter ATP-binding protein, producing the protein MVRARGLHKRYGRLHVLQGLDLDVARGEVTAIIGPNASGKTTFNKILLGLVRADAGEVLIDGKRLDGGSAYRAHLGYMPQAARFPENLTAYDVFRMLADLRGAAAGRDEQLVEEFDLAPILKTPIRVLSGGMRQRVNAALAFLFRPDLLLLDEPTAGLDPISSGVLKDKIRQEREGGRTFILTSHVLSELEELADRIAFLLDGKVRFSGTQDELKALTGESTLERAIAYLMRRGVSEGEAAPHSAEARTA; encoded by the coding sequence GTGGTTAGGGCCCGGGGACTCCACAAGCGCTACGGGCGCCTGCACGTGCTGCAGGGGCTCGACCTCGACGTGGCGCGCGGCGAGGTCACGGCCATCATCGGCCCCAACGCCTCGGGGAAGACGACGTTCAACAAGATCCTCCTCGGGCTCGTGCGCGCCGACGCGGGCGAAGTCCTCATCGACGGCAAGCGACTGGATGGCGGCTCGGCCTATCGCGCGCACCTTGGCTACATGCCGCAGGCGGCGCGCTTTCCCGAGAACCTCACCGCGTACGACGTTTTCCGCATGCTCGCCGACCTGCGCGGCGCCGCCGCCGGGCGCGACGAGCAGCTGGTCGAGGAGTTCGACCTCGCCCCGATCCTCAAGACGCCGATCCGCGTGCTGTCGGGGGGGATGCGGCAACGCGTGAACGCGGCGCTGGCCTTCCTCTTCAGGCCCGATCTCCTCCTCCTCGACGAGCCCACCGCCGGGCTCGACCCCATCTCCAGCGGGGTGCTCAAGGACAAGATCCGCCAGGAACGCGAGGGCGGCCGCACCTTCATCCTCACCTCGCACGTGCTGAGCGAGCTGGAGGAGCTTGCCGACCGCATCGCCTTCCTCCTGGACGGCAAGGTGCGTTTCAGCGGAACGCAGGACGAGCTCAAGGCGCTCACCGGCGAGTCGACGCTCGAACGCGCCATCGCGTACCTCATGCGGCGTGGCGTATCCGAAGGAGAAGCCGCGCCCCACTCCGCCGAGGCCCGCACCGCATGA
- the nosZ gene encoding Sec-dependent nitrous-oxide reductase, with translation MSFTRKSGVMASAGAVVASVMLLYACAPKAKSSAIGNLGDAASKTYVAPGSYDEFYFFTSGGFSGQVGVYGLPSGRLLKVIPVFSQNAENGYGYNTETRAMLNTSWGMVPWDDTHHPSLSMTGGEHDGRWLFINANNTPRFARIDLKSFETTETIELPNTGGNHGAPFTTENTEYIVGATRFSVPIPQKDVGFDKFADEFKGTISFVKANEEGKMDVAFQVLMPGFDYDLGRPGKGPSHGWVFFTSYNTEQAHTKLEVNASKNDKDYIAAVNWKAGEQCVAQGKSKTWNARYAHNTYNMATHMATTEMKNSVKVLDPKDCPGLVYYLPTPKSPHGVDVDPTGEYIVGGGKLATVIPVHSFSKFQKAIADKKFEKEVSTIPVLNYEATMYCEVANPGLGPLHNEFDAEGNAYTSVFITSEIVKWSLKDCKVADRVPTYYSIGHLTVPGGDTKKPYGKYVIAMNKITKDRYLPTGPELTQSAQLYDITGPKMKLLLDFPTIGEPHYAQAILASKIKTEQVKFFKLADNKHPYVARTEQETGVSRSGRTVHVKMTAIRSHFAPDNIEGVQAGDTVLFHVTNLEQDWDVPHGFAAIGSANDSELLVMPGQTRTLTWVAKYPGVYPFYCTDFCSALHQEMQGYVRVAPSGAAVALQATTSKKSQVAFAEAGLPVGSK, from the coding sequence ATGTCCTTCACGCGGAAATCGGGCGTCATGGCGTCTGCTGGCGCGGTTGTCGCCAGCGTGATGCTGCTCTACGCGTGCGCCCCCAAGGCCAAGTCTTCGGCGATTGGCAACCTCGGGGATGCCGCATCCAAGACGTACGTCGCTCCCGGGAGCTACGACGAGTTCTATTTCTTCACTTCGGGCGGTTTCTCCGGGCAGGTCGGCGTGTACGGCCTCCCGTCGGGACGACTGCTGAAGGTGATCCCGGTGTTCTCGCAAAACGCGGAGAACGGCTACGGCTACAACACCGAGACCCGGGCGATGCTGAACACGTCGTGGGGAATGGTGCCGTGGGATGACACGCACCATCCGTCGCTGTCAATGACTGGCGGCGAGCACGACGGTCGCTGGCTCTTCATCAATGCGAACAACACGCCGCGCTTTGCGCGTATCGACCTCAAGTCGTTCGAGACGACGGAGACGATCGAGTTGCCCAACACGGGCGGCAACCACGGGGCGCCGTTCACCACCGAGAACACCGAGTACATCGTCGGTGCGACGCGCTTCTCCGTGCCGATCCCCCAGAAGGATGTCGGGTTCGACAAGTTCGCCGACGAGTTCAAGGGGACGATCTCCTTCGTGAAGGCCAACGAGGAAGGGAAGATGGACGTGGCCTTCCAGGTGCTGATGCCCGGCTTCGACTATGACCTCGGGCGCCCGGGCAAGGGCCCGTCGCATGGCTGGGTCTTCTTCACGTCGTACAACACCGAGCAGGCGCATACCAAGCTCGAAGTGAACGCGTCGAAGAACGACAAGGACTACATCGCCGCCGTGAACTGGAAGGCGGGCGAGCAGTGCGTGGCGCAGGGGAAGTCGAAGACGTGGAACGCGCGCTACGCGCACAACACGTACAACATGGCGACGCACATGGCCACGACCGAGATGAAGAACTCGGTCAAGGTCCTGGACCCGAAGGACTGCCCCGGGCTGGTGTACTACCTCCCGACCCCGAAGTCGCCGCACGGCGTCGACGTGGACCCGACGGGTGAGTACATCGTTGGCGGCGGCAAGCTGGCGACGGTCATCCCGGTGCACTCGTTCTCCAAGTTCCAGAAGGCGATTGCCGACAAGAAGTTCGAGAAGGAAGTGTCGACGATTCCGGTGCTGAACTACGAGGCCACGATGTACTGCGAAGTGGCCAACCCGGGCCTCGGCCCCCTGCATAACGAGTTCGACGCCGAGGGGAACGCCTATACGTCGGTCTTCATCACGTCGGAAATCGTGAAGTGGTCGCTGAAGGACTGCAAGGTGGCCGACCGCGTCCCGACGTACTACTCGATCGGGCACCTCACGGTCCCCGGCGGCGACACGAAGAAGCCGTACGGCAAGTACGTGATCGCAATGAACAAGATCACGAAGGATCGCTACCTGCCCACCGGGCCGGAGCTCACGCAGTCGGCGCAGCTGTATGACATTACCGGGCCGAAGATGAAGCTCCTGCTCGACTTCCCGACCATCGGCGAGCCGCACTACGCGCAGGCGATCCTGGCGAGCAAGATCAAGACGGAGCAGGTCAAGTTCTTCAAGCTGGCCGACAACAAGCACCCGTACGTGGCCCGCACCGAGCAGGAAACCGGTGTGTCGCGCTCGGGCAGGACGGTGCACGTCAAGATGACGGCCATTCGTTCGCACTTTGCCCCGGACAACATCGAGGGGGTGCAGGCGGGTGACACGGTCCTCTTCCACGTGACGAACCTGGAGCAGGACTGGGACGTCCCGCACGGCTTCGCCGCGATCGGCTCGGCTAACGATTCGGAACTCCTCGTGATGCCCGGCCAGACGCGCACGCTGACGTGGGTGGCGAAGTACCCTGGCGTGTATCCGTTCTACTGCACCGACTTCTGCAGCGCGCTGCACCAGGAGATGCAGGGGTATGTCCGTGTCGCGCCGTCGGGCGCGGCGGTGGCCCTCCAGGCCACGACGAGCAAGAAGTCGCAGGTTGCCTTCGCCGAAGCCGGACTTCCGGTCGGCTCGAAGTAA
- a CDS encoding ABC transporter permease, with protein MSTIFKIMRYVLMDVLRNRWVIGYALFFLAITDVLLRLGGSGPRALLSLLNVVILLIPLVSIVFGTIYWHGAREFNELLLSQPVARTTLFHGLFAGLVIPLSAAFVVGVSIPVLVHRATDVDTLPLLALMLLAGCALTAVFSALAVLIAGLVDDRLKGLGVALAVWLLMTVAYDGLVLWVAMAFQDYPLEVPMLALSFANPVDLARVLLVLRFDVSALMGYTGAVMQRIMGSPLGMVAAFAGLAIWTLTPGLFALRAFKRRDF; from the coding sequence ATGAGCACGATCTTCAAGATCATGCGCTACGTCCTGATGGACGTGCTGCGCAACCGGTGGGTGATTGGCTATGCGCTCTTCTTCCTGGCCATCACCGATGTACTGCTCCGGCTGGGCGGGAGCGGGCCGCGCGCCCTCCTCTCCCTGCTCAACGTCGTCATCCTCCTCATCCCGCTGGTGAGCATCGTCTTCGGGACCATCTACTGGCACGGGGCGCGCGAGTTCAACGAACTCCTCCTGTCGCAGCCCGTGGCGCGGACGACGCTCTTTCACGGGCTCTTTGCCGGGCTGGTGATCCCCCTCTCTGCCGCCTTCGTGGTGGGGGTCTCGATTCCGGTCCTCGTCCACCGCGCCACCGACGTCGACACGCTCCCCCTCCTGGCACTCATGCTCCTGGCGGGGTGCGCGCTCACGGCGGTCTTCAGCGCGCTGGCGGTGCTCATCGCCGGCCTGGTTGACGACCGCCTCAAGGGGCTCGGCGTTGCGCTCGCCGTCTGGCTCCTGATGACCGTGGCCTACGACGGGCTCGTGCTGTGGGTCGCGATGGCGTTCCAGGACTACCCGCTGGAGGTGCCGATGCTGGCGCTCTCTTTCGCCAACCCCGTGGACCTGGCGCGCGTTCTCCTGGTGCTCCGGTTCGACGTCTCGGCCCTGATGGGGTATACCGGGGCGGTGATGCAGCGGATCATGGGGTCACCGCTAGGGATGGTGGCCGCCTTTGCGGGGTTGGCAATCTGGACGCTCACCCCCGGGCTCTTTGCGCTGCGGGCGTTCAAGCGGCGAGACTTCTAG
- a CDS encoding cytochrome c, which yields MRTLSSLVILTAIVAACGGGGEAKPEETPAADAPAAPAAAASLDPATITPQMLALGDSLFHGLIGATSCQACHGADGAQGTVAPVLADTEWLHSDGSWEGIYNTVKNGVSQPKKFTSMMPPDGGVPMSDDQRRAVTAYVYKLSHK from the coding sequence ATGCGCACCCTGAGCTCCCTCGTGATCCTGACCGCGATTGTCGCCGCCTGTGGCGGCGGCGGTGAAGCCAAGCCAGAGGAGACCCCGGCCGCCGACGCGCCTGCCGCGCCGGCCGCGGCCGCCTCGCTCGACCCGGCCACGATCACGCCGCAGATGCTCGCGTTAGGCGACTCGCTGTTCCACGGTCTCATTGGCGCCACGTCGTGCCAGGCCTGCCACGGCGCCGATGGCGCACAGGGAACAGTCGCGCCGGTGCTGGCCGACACCGAGTGGCTGCACAGCGATGGCTCGTGGGAAGGGATCTACAACACGGTGAAGAACGGCGTGTCGCAGCCCAAGAAGTTCACGAGCATGATGCCCCCCGACGGCGGCGTCCCGATGAGCGACGACCAGCGTCGCGCCGTGACCGCCTACGTCTACAAGCTGAGCCACAAGTAG
- a CDS encoding thioredoxin family protein, translating to MARTESTMLALGTLAPDFALPDVAHGRVVTRDDVRGDVRDGKPLLVMFISRHCPYVIHVAQEIARVGHDYAGRVAMVAIAANDIAGYPDDAPSSMQAMARDYGFTFPVLYDESQEIAKAYAAACTPDFFLFDQSARLAYRGQLDDARPRNDRPITGRDLRAALDAVLAHQSPSPEQFPSLGCNIKWRPGHEPAYFSTSPR from the coding sequence GTGGCGCGCACTGAGTCGACGATGCTCGCGCTCGGCACCCTCGCCCCCGACTTCGCACTCCCTGACGTGGCGCATGGCCGCGTCGTGACGCGCGACGACGTGCGCGGCGACGTCCGCGACGGCAAGCCGCTCCTCGTGATGTTCATCAGCCGGCATTGCCCGTACGTCATCCATGTGGCGCAGGAGATCGCACGCGTGGGACACGACTACGCAGGGCGCGTGGCAATGGTCGCGATCGCCGCGAACGACATCGCCGGCTACCCGGACGATGCCCCGTCCAGCATGCAGGCGATGGCGCGCGACTACGGCTTCACCTTCCCCGTCCTGTACGACGAATCGCAGGAGATCGCGAAAGCCTACGCCGCGGCCTGCACCCCCGACTTCTTCCTCTTCGACCAGTCGGCGCGCCTCGCCTATCGAGGGCAGCTCGACGACGCGCGTCCCCGCAACGACCGCCCCATCACCGGTCGCGACCTTCGCGCCGCCCTCGACGCCGTCCTCGCCCACCAGTCGCCAAGCCCCGAGCAGTTTCCCAGCCTCGGCTGCAACATCAAGTGGCGCCCCGGCCACGAGCCCGCGTACTTCTCCACATCACCGCGTTAG
- a CDS encoding nitrous oxide reductase family maturation protein NosD — protein MRPLLTSCASRLAIACALSATALAGLVAAAPNALAQRTASAPVLEVAPTGAIRRITDALQQAAPGSRIVVRAGVYAEPTIRVTRPGITLEGDSGAVIDGGGTHTILEVAADDVTVRGFTVRNTGPSQSEERAGIFVHDAGGCRIERNRLDQTLFAIYLAKVHDCVVADNVVRGHESAQTVSGNGVHIWSSERVQVLRNDVRGHRDGIYFEFVKRGRVIGNHTERSARYGMHFMFSDDCHYEDNLYRDNANGVAVMYSNRVEMVHNRFEHNWGSAAYGLLLKDINDSRIEENEFRSNSVGLYLEGANRNVVLRNTFDGNGWALKTLANATGNLYEGNIFTRNAFDVGTNSRENVSRFSENYWDRYRGYDLDRNGIGDVPFAPVRLFSLVVEQSPPTLILLRSLLVDLLDLAERVIPTLTPETLLDERPLMKRPAPDARRG, from the coding sequence GTGAGACCCCTCCTCACCTCGTGCGCCTCGCGATTGGCGATAGCTTGCGCCCTCAGCGCAACCGCGCTCGCGGGGCTCGTCGCGGCCGCGCCTAACGCGTTGGCCCAGCGCACCGCGAGCGCCCCCGTGCTCGAGGTGGCGCCCACGGGGGCCATTCGGCGCATCACCGACGCGCTGCAGCAGGCGGCGCCGGGATCGCGCATCGTGGTGCGCGCCGGCGTCTATGCCGAGCCGACGATTCGTGTCACGCGCCCCGGCATCACGCTCGAGGGCGACTCGGGGGCGGTGATAGACGGCGGCGGAACGCACACCATCCTCGAGGTGGCGGCCGACGACGTCACCGTGCGCGGCTTCACCGTGCGCAACACCGGCCCCTCTCAGTCGGAAGAGCGTGCCGGGATCTTCGTGCACGACGCCGGCGGTTGCCGCATCGAGCGCAACCGCCTGGATCAGACGCTCTTTGCCATCTACCTCGCCAAGGTGCACGACTGCGTGGTGGCCGACAACGTGGTGCGCGGGCACGAGTCGGCGCAGACGGTATCGGGGAACGGCGTGCACATCTGGTCCAGCGAGCGCGTGCAGGTGCTGCGCAACGACGTGCGCGGCCACCGCGACGGGATCTACTTCGAGTTCGTGAAGCGGGGGCGCGTGATTGGCAACCACACGGAGCGGAGCGCGCGCTACGGCATGCACTTCATGTTCTCCGACGACTGCCACTACGAGGACAACCTCTATCGCGACAACGCCAACGGCGTCGCCGTGATGTACTCCAACCGGGTGGAGATGGTGCACAACCGGTTCGAGCACAACTGGGGGAGCGCGGCGTACGGGCTCCTGCTCAAGGACATCAACGACTCGCGCATCGAGGAGAACGAGTTCCGCTCCAACTCGGTGGGGTTGTACCTGGAGGGGGCCAACCGGAACGTGGTGCTGCGCAACACCTTCGACGGCAACGGGTGGGCGCTCAAGACGCTGGCCAACGCCACCGGGAACCTGTACGAGGGGAACATCTTCACGCGCAACGCGTTCGACGTGGGAACCAACTCGCGCGAGAACGTGTCGCGCTTCAGCGAGAACTACTGGGACCGCTATCGTGGCTACGACCTGGATCGCAACGGCATCGGCGACGTCCCGTTTGCCCCGGTGCGCCTGTTCTCCCTGGTGGTGGAACAGTCGCCGCCGACGCTCATCCTGCTGCGTTCCCTCCTCGTGGACCTCCTCGACCTCGCCGAGCGCGTGATTCCCACGTTGACGCCCGAGACGCTGCTGGACGAGCGCCCGCTGATGAAGCGCCCCGCCCCGGATGCACGCCGTGGTTAG
- a CDS encoding ThiF family adenylyltransferase yields MTAVDRPSIVAVDRLHTLAEWREALDALDIAAHETWRPVPIILQPGDGDALRALCATRHLTVHDSIDRQLQELVQVLHPSVSDVATLHAHAAAIVRAAGDRDAIGTWWHFPWDRRVVHLLGEDGYFAVITNRNQDKLTAEEQALLRTKRIGVIGLSVGGEAAVNVAQEHLCGEIWLADFDALDLSNLNRLGGGCDDLGVPKATIVARRIAKLNPYLRVGALHGGVTSENIGDFLRGVDLVLEECDSLPIKGLVRQEARRIGRNVLYAADERGFVSIEPYGNDPALQPFLGDNADAHRSRGDFASTKDFYVALTNWLGGWEAISERSRKSLRKIGSELRGYPQLASEARYAAGIVGHIARLILLGEPVAAWQGHLDLDEVILKKTRGREDEKTR; encoded by the coding sequence GTGACCGCCGTCGACCGCCCCTCGATTGTCGCTGTGGATCGGTTGCATACCCTGGCCGAATGGCGCGAGGCGCTGGACGCCCTCGACATCGCGGCGCATGAGACGTGGCGCCCCGTCCCGATCATCCTCCAGCCGGGCGATGGCGACGCACTCCGCGCCCTCTGCGCCACGCGGCACCTCACCGTGCACGATTCCATCGACCGCCAGTTGCAAGAGCTGGTGCAGGTGCTCCATCCGTCGGTGAGCGACGTTGCCACGCTGCACGCGCATGCCGCGGCGATCGTGCGCGCCGCGGGCGATCGCGACGCCATCGGGACGTGGTGGCACTTCCCGTGGGACCGGCGCGTCGTCCATCTGCTGGGAGAAGACGGCTACTTCGCGGTCATCACCAACCGCAATCAGGACAAGCTCACCGCCGAGGAGCAGGCGCTGCTACGCACGAAGCGCATCGGGGTGATCGGACTCTCGGTAGGGGGCGAGGCGGCGGTCAACGTGGCGCAGGAGCACTTGTGCGGGGAGATCTGGCTCGCCGACTTCGACGCGCTCGACCTCTCCAACCTCAATCGACTCGGCGGCGGGTGCGACGACCTGGGCGTCCCCAAGGCGACGATCGTCGCGCGCCGCATCGCCAAGCTCAATCCGTACCTGCGCGTCGGGGCGCTGCACGGGGGCGTCACGTCAGAGAACATCGGCGACTTCCTGCGTGGCGTCGACCTTGTGCTGGAGGAGTGCGATTCACTCCCCATCAAGGGGCTGGTGCGGCAGGAGGCGCGCCGCATCGGTCGCAACGTGCTGTACGCCGCCGACGAGCGGGGCTTCGTGAGCATCGAGCCATACGGCAACGATCCGGCGCTGCAGCCCTTCCTCGGCGACAACGCCGATGCCCATCGGTCACGCGGCGACTTCGCCTCGACGAAGGACTTCTATGTCGCGCTCACCAACTGGCTGGGGGGATGGGAGGCTATCTCGGAGCGGTCGCGCAAGTCGCTGCGCAAGATCGGGAGCGAGCTGCGTGGCTATCCGCAGCTGGCGAGCGAGGCGCGTTACGCGGCGGGGATCGTGGGGCACATCGCGCGCCTCATCCTGCTGGGGGAGCCGGTGGCGGCGTGGCAGGGGCATCTCGATCTGGATGAAGTCATTCTGAAGAAGACGAGAGGACGAGAGGACGAGAAGACGAGATAG
- the argJ gene encoding bifunctional glutamate N-acetyltransferase/amino-acid acetyltransferase ArgJ, with the protein MTSSIAFHQPARFPRGFHCASRNVGLKPTARDLTLFVSDVEAEAAAVFTRNHFPGAPIILGRETIKGGRLRAIIANSKCSNVATGAEGVKRARRMAAAAAAEVGTSADHVLVSSTGVIGVPLPIEKIEAGVRGIMTELSDDPLLGAEGIMTTDTHPKALSVSVGAATITLVAKGSGMIEPNMATMLAYIFTDAALDAGTLDRMLREAVHVSYNMLSVDTDTSTSDTCAILANGLAGAVDEAAFQAALTASCVRMTEILARDGEGAEHLIRTTVRGARDEHEARRVAKSLVNSPLVKTMVHGADPNVGRLLMAVGKCFELPIAAERTDAWINGYAVVKGGMRLSFEDAMVRSTLAAEVVDLQVDLGLGEASATAYGCDLTKGYVEENAAYYSS; encoded by the coding sequence GTGACTTCTTCGATTGCATTCCATCAGCCGGCGCGCTTTCCGCGCGGCTTTCACTGCGCGTCGCGCAACGTGGGGCTCAAGCCAACGGCGCGGGACCTGACGCTCTTTGTGAGCGACGTCGAGGCGGAAGCCGCGGCTGTGTTCACGCGCAACCATTTTCCCGGCGCGCCGATCATCCTCGGGCGCGAGACGATCAAGGGCGGGCGGCTGCGGGCGATCATCGCCAACAGCAAGTGCAGCAACGTTGCCACCGGCGCGGAAGGGGTGAAGCGCGCCAGGCGGATGGCGGCAGCGGCAGCCGCCGAGGTGGGGACGAGCGCCGATCACGTCCTCGTCAGCAGCACCGGGGTCATCGGTGTCCCGCTCCCGATCGAGAAGATCGAGGCGGGGGTGCGCGGGATCATGACGGAGCTCTCCGACGATCCGTTGTTAGGCGCCGAAGGGATCATGACCACCGACACGCACCCCAAGGCGCTGTCGGTGAGCGTGGGAGCTGCAACGATCACCCTCGTCGCCAAGGGGTCGGGGATGATCGAGCCCAACATGGCGACGATGCTCGCCTACATCTTCACCGACGCGGCGCTCGATGCCGGCACGCTCGACCGGATGCTGCGCGAGGCGGTGCACGTGTCGTACAACATGCTCTCCGTCGACACCGACACGAGCACGTCCGACACCTGCGCCATCTTGGCGAACGGACTGGCGGGCGCGGTGGACGAAGCGGCGTTCCAGGCGGCACTCACCGCGAGCTGCGTGCGAATGACGGAGATCCTCGCGCGCGACGGCGAAGGGGCCGAGCACCTGATTCGCACCACCGTGCGCGGGGCGCGCGACGAGCACGAGGCTCGGCGCGTTGCCAAGTCGCTCGTGAACTCACCGCTGGTGAAGACGATGGTGCATGGCGCCGACCCTAACGTGGGGCGCCTCCTCATGGCGGTCGGGAAGTGCTTTGAACTCCCCATCGCGGCGGAGCGCACCGACGCGTGGATCAACGGCTACGCGGTGGTGAAGGGAGGGATGCGCCTGTCCTTCGAGGATGCGATGGTGCGCTCGACGCTTGCCGCGGAGGTGGTGGACCTGCAGGTCGACCTCGGGCTGGGCGAGGCGTCGGCGACGGCGTACGGCTGCGACCTCACGAAGGGGTATGTGGAGGAGAATGCGGCGTACTACTCGTCGTGA